One window from the genome of Molothrus ater isolate BHLD 08-10-18 breed brown headed cowbird chromosome 5, BPBGC_Mater_1.1, whole genome shotgun sequence encodes:
- the TASOR2 gene encoding protein TASOR 2 isoform X2, with translation MGERRRGESGEPGTGFPEEQGCSLLQRAVAVLRSSSLHSGSQQGFQYSRAILVENELFLSELRAFARAKAAAGYSQEELRETFAFLLFDKEEEAQRVCQSGLRVNSSSSGALGDPAQGVYISKYSDCLHASPWHHGKSAFIVICKLIKGKVRAIPESSPSSSTCPSPGYDCHVSSGSSQYYVYEVSGAGAAERPRQVCPYVLLCCQYRPPREMPAPAPPRPVEQNHQEPRSLSAPCPWRGQLCIGGQRLCTIGLRSQHSAGSVPAQLPPSLDIHHVMGLADLKRKLPEAAFGQGNYTRNEVCFQGVHSSLYEVEISNKDHSRMDLLLGKLREKDLAIIKFLQDQGVLILLTSSALARQEGLEPREPVTLLALFLFRSRRALGPREEERDAPGRREGGSRSSLSLQIASVVPGLRYALRRAASASSRAAAGSPRIQEHLQEYAELQESSRGDIPGVPVPSPCRDGDAGIQEYAELQESSRGGIPGVPVPSPCRDGDAGPSQKLSEQSLARLRRYLSDPGSFTLGISAALQCLRGAAGNVGDDPGNSSSSSSVPPGAAPCTRAAGAARDKGELLPTSAPETLLKSVTSPTKPWGREARRKSSRILGKSIPKAQTPPGESSSRSREAAKKKTGAASSCPKKSGSTGNSNEPMLKLANLQLPHGRKRGAEVLAAEIVHKPQCEGAEKEKESSAPNGPAVEAKRPKTLENVDTKKALVTESGTKPGKSKVQKNLENRAAKPPEKQQEGSERKELPSELPSEASSQPPGAEIPRNVHPMAIPSVAFALPGDNSDSHALNLLADLALGSCIPAFIPKDSGMEPGDSWEQRSPSEPKSLRVASDHKYHRADKQGKKPTSSKVSPSQALPEPADPSPLASPPREKTSGILSRGSSAAFQVFPPRQAPPACEASSHSIISAEHSYASPLPEDPKAAPDPKGSHPRSAPAAPLVGKVLPFRHQQSSAAEPARSQVPPRRKEEFSRSHTVNLCGNSMRVTCLWEEEYLFHLDSRYTNDSLEKTVIRALHGPWDPNLPDDVEGMKLILHMWVALFYRKPSKLLSSSRKVVEHSNPSKFVSISSSGGFLELSDDSQDCFGFETCPADSGWDPDQTPSSSLDPSPPSQGACQPQRSPADSQTDADGAAGAVDSTVSSSSGELPCGPGEEEEEEPSSTSCPESLSLQDPSRERLELAGGEPEGVPEESAEEPAKEALLDARITPSPPEELGCASKSPENPGSQTPNSSTAPWTEPARAPQENGEQQQKEQQEAGSGSGPGPPEDEEGAGGSGHSPEGEGGADPQPACDSLPLEAAPGSAEPGGAPEEGEECQEPWEHSEKEEREEEEEEEEKKESEELEDEGSFAGPVGLVLSESSDAEMECEKNPGNSASPEKFGVPEQDPVASPTSLAPACPERSSPAPSDGAGTVPGAFPEQVSPNQEELPDPWDAPGTPEAETNGVGAATLAGVGSPHSASRELPAPPEPSPVRGAQPDSVTDSPGPAGATRGSGHTERHRAPSGERWEPAGSAGSPCRPGMSLTLSPDTSSVCLASPNGSLDPWAAPEDQPVESLQSPSQSDLGQGSCCSQRGAGDADPSPNSLDAEESNRGGNGVLVEEQLGSPCANGMEELDDPMGAGDGRDSPFEYTDIGDECGAEESQDVFPGTEDSPGNDTTNSEMAEIPLHHHLLESEPSSSIREGISAIQELPRQQQSLPNIHGDSAPASPGAGDSTRGVPGVPGRRESVLCRLWKPCREGGAAQVSVAAWSLDGSFRPSCSQAPAESPAPCSPVEAPAEPGSAPPSPCDPWDDLEPAEPGSPLPEALPGMLPPTPDSARWAGSHGSPRSSPRSCGSPRSHGSHRSHGSPRSHGSPRSHGSPRSHGSPRSHGSHGSPRSHGSPRSFGSRASPRSSPRSCGSPRSFGSHGSPRIRGSPGRCGSPRSPRSCGSLGSHGSPRSYGTPRSHGTPRSCGSPRSYGTPRSHGTPRSCGSHGSPRGHGSPRNHGSPMCGGSPRSCGSPRSGGSPRSPGSPMSGGSHGGPRSHGSPRSGGSPRSPGSPRSHGSPRSCGSPRSPGSPRSPGSPRSCGSPGSPQSPAGDAGGSPREGPFLPEELEGGSIPSPAPFPARECPLCQPWDVCEHNPEGSQVFPDADCAGAEVGQGEIPASPIPWDEPRDLSGEHLEFSDAEDVLDVLPREEQLPSQDTHEGLAFEDPLENSFGDSDQEYLEGNSHSPLPSRSSCIMRSMDAAGARTTWDSSSGSSVPAEEPGEAWDWDVPGDPGSLVVTRQCQERLEHSQPPRGRGRRARESHLARSLLGTWRGLEEITQNTLDMECLRFHYKLKEILRNGQPSFSTSKSLFPRDFAPHIPLSPRSRSPLRVTIPPSDGWPRARRGPRAARRARSRERGAALRLARLRHRHGPGPEPEPEPRADGDGNGAVAGILHEFSEFQRVLLAGARAGSAAPGQGEAGGGRAGLARPRATAAFQGMVAELRGALRCHLRRVAARRQPGMFYLLETGQQQPFFDRVKALLKAEGFVRMEPLSFCRAQRGDSERLLVIIRNEDIASHIHTVPCLLELKRCPSVVFAGVDEPEEVTGDTFQELFQAGGFVVSDEELLERVTLGQLKEVVKVLEKLNRSGRWKWLLHHRESKKLRGDLRDDGSAQRKQLLLRWCQGAELLELLPFHGCDSAAEPGRAQCLLGLQAQHVRARFAVYLTENPSSSCREMLESKGILVADIATFLGTVQKVAAPFRRSYW, from the exons AGTGGAGCAGAACCACCAAG AGCCGCGCTCGCTGTCGGCGCCGTGCCCGTGGCGGGGCCAGCTCTGCATCGGGGGGCAGCGCCTGTGCACCATCGGCCTGAGGAGCCAGCACAGCGCGGGCAGCGTGCCCGCCCAGCT GCCTCCCAGCCTGGACATCCACCACGTCATGGGGTTGGCTGACTTGAAGAGAAAACTGCCGGAAGCTGCGTTTGGGCAAGGGAATTACACAAGGAATGAAG tctgCTTCCAGGGGGTTCACTCCAGCCTCTACGAGGTGGAAATATCCAACAAGGATCACTCCAGAATggatctgctgctgggaaagctgAGGGAGAAGGACTTG GCAATCATCAAATTCCTGCAGGACCAGGGCGTCCTCATCCTGCTCACGTCCTCAGCCCTGGCACGCCAGGAGG GCCTGGAGCCCAGGGAGCCCGTGACGCTGCTGGCCCTGTTCCTGTTCCGCTCCCGCCGCGCCCTGGGCCCCCGAG AGGAGGAGCGGGATGCCCCGGGCAGGAGGGAGGGCGGTTCCAGGAGCTCGCTGTCCCTGCAGATCGCCTCCGTGGTGCCGGGGCTGCGCTACGCCCTGCGCAGGGCGGCCTCCGCCTCCTCCCGCGCTGCCGCGGGCAGCCCCCGCATCCAGGAGCACCTCCAGGAGTACGCAGAGCTCCAGGAAAGCTCCCGGGGTGACATTCCCGGTGTCCCCGTCCCCTCTCCGTGCCGGGATGGGGATGCTGGCATCCAGGAGtatgcagagctccaggaaagCTCCCGGGGTGGCATtcccggtgtccctgtcccctctccgTGCCGGGACGGGGATGCTGGCCCTTCCCAGAAGCTCTCGGAGCAATCCCTGGCCCGGCTGCGCCGTTACCTCTCCGACCCCGGCAGCTTCACCCTGGGGATCTCAGCGGCCTTGCAGTGTCTCCGTGGGGCTGCCGGGAATGTGGGAGACGATCCTGgcaattcctcctcctcctcctcggtgcccccaggtgctgctccttgCACCAGAGCAGCGGGAGCCGCGCGGGATAagggagagctgctccccaCCTCTGCTCCAGAGACATTGCTCAAAAGCGTCACCTCTCCCACCAAGCCCTGGGGCCGGGAGGCCAGGAGGAAATCCAGCAGGATCCTTGGGAAGAGCATTCCCAAGGCACAGACACctcctggggagagcagcagcaggagcagggaggcagccaAGAAAAAAACCGGCGCCGCTTCCTCTTGTCCCAAAAAATCGGGATCCACGGGCAATTCCAACGAGCCCATGCTGAAACTGGCCAATTTGCAGTTGCCACATGGGAGGAAAAGAG gtgcagaGGTCCTGGCTGCAGAAATTGTCCACAAACCCCAGTGTGAAGgtgctgagaaggagaaggaaagctCAGCTCCCAATGGTCCTGCTGTGGAGGCAAAGAGGCCAAAAACCCTGGAAAACGTGGACACAAAGAAGGCTCTTGTCACCGAGAGTGGCACAAagccagggaaaagcaaagtgcagaaaaacctggaaaacagagcagcaaaacctccggagaagcagcaggaagggagtg AGCGGAAGGAGCTGCCCTCGGAGCTCCCCAGCGAGGCCTCATCCCAACCCCCCGGAGCAGAAATCCCAAGGAATGTTCATCCCATGGCGATTCCCAGCGTTGCCTTTGCCCTGCCAGGGGACAACAGCGACTCCCACGCCCTGAACCTGCTGGCTGACctggccctgggctcctgcatTCCTGCCTTTATTCCCAAAGATTCTGGGATGGAACCCGGGGATTCCTGGGAGCAGCGCAGCCCCTCCGAGCCCAAATCCCTGCGCGTGGCCTCCGACCACAAATACCACAGGGCAGACAAGCAGGGCAAGAAACCCACCTCCAGCAAGGTGTCCCCGAGCCAGGCGCTTCCTGAGCCAGCGGATCCCAGCCCTCTGGCCTCTCCTCCCAGGGAAAAAACCTCTGGGATTctcagcaggggcagcagcgCCGCGTTCCAGGTGTTCCCTCCCCGCCAAGCTCCGCCGGCCTGCGAGGCGAGCTCACACTCCATCATCTCAGCCGAGCACTCCTACGCCTCCCCGCTGCCCGAGGATCCCAAAGCAGCCCCGGATCCCAAGGGGAGCCATCCCAGGAGCGCTCCAGCCGCTCCCTTGGTCGGGAAGGTGCTGCCGTTCCGGCACCAGCAGAGCAGCGCGGCCGAGCCCGCCCGGAGCCAGGTCCCtcccaggaggaaggaggagttCTCCAGGAGCCACACGGTGAATCTCTGCGGGAATTCCATGAGGGTCACCTGCCTCTGGGAAGAGGAGTATCTCTTCCACCTGGACAGCAGGTACACCAACGATTCCCTGGAGAAAACTGTCATCCGTGCCCTGCATGG GCCCTGGGACCCCAATCTTCCCGACGACGTGGAAGGGATGAAGCTGATCCTGCACATGTGGGTGGCTCTGTTCTACAGGAAGCCCAGCaagctcctgagcagctccaggaaggtggtggagcACAGCAATCCCAGCAAATTCGTCTCCATCAGCAGCTCCGGGGGCTTCCTGGAGCTCAGCGATGACAGCCAGGACTGCTTTGGCTTCGAGACGTGTCCTGCGGACTCGGGCTGGGATCCTGACCAgactcccagcagctccctggacCCCAGCCCCCCTTCCCAGGGCGCCTGCCAGCCCCAGAGGAGCCCCGCGGATTCCCAGACGGACGCGGACGGAGCCGCGGGAGCCGTGGACAGCACCGTGTCCTCCTCCTCGGGGGAGCTGCCCTGCGGGccgggggaggaggaggaggaggagccttCCTCCACCAGCTGTCCCGagagcctctccctgcaggatccttccagggaaaggctggagcTGGCGGGCGGGGAGCCCGAGGGCGTTCCCGAGGAGAGCGCG GAGGAGCCGGCCAAGGAGGCCCTGCTGGATGCCAGGatcacccccagccctcccgAGGAGCTCGGCTGTGCCAGCAAATCCCCGGAAAACCCCGGGAGCCAAACCCCaaactccagcacagctccatggacAGAGCCCGCCCGTGCACCCCAGGAAAacggggagcagcagcagaaagagcagcaggaggcgGGCTCAGGGAGTGGCCCCGGCCCTCccgaggatgaggagggagcGGGAGGCTCTGGGCATTCCCCGGAAGGTGAGGGTGGCGCTGATCCGCAGCCCGCCTGCGATTCCCTGCCCttggaagcagctcctggaagtgcagagcctgggggagcccctgaggaaggggaggaatgccaggagccctgggagcactcagaaaaggaggagagggaggaggaggaggaggaggaggagaagaaagagagcgAGGAGTTGGAGGACGAAGGCTCCTTCGCGGGCCCCGTGGGTTTGGTGCTGTCCGAGAGCAGCGATGCCGAGATGGAATGTGAGAAGAATCCAGGGAATTCGGCGTCTCCTGAGAAGTTTGGTGTTCCTGAACAGGACCCCGTGGCCAGCCCCACCTCCCTGGCACCCGCCTGCCCTGAGAGATCCTCGCCAGCGCCCTCAGATGGGGCTGGGactgtccctggagcctttcctGAGCAGGTGTCACCGAACCAGGAGGAGCTCCCGGATCCCTGGGACGCTCCGGGCACGCCGGAGGCGGAGACAAACGGGGTTGGAGCGGCCACCCTGGCCGGGGTGGGCTCACCCCACAGcgccagcagggagctgcccgcgccccctgagcccagcccgGTCCGTGGGGCACAGCCTGACAGCGTCACAGACAGCCCGGGGCCTGCCGGAGCCACGCGGGGCTCCGGGCACACCGAGCGGCATCGGGCGCCCTCTGGAGAGCGCTGGGAGCCTGCCGGGAGCGCGGGATCCCCCTGCAGGCCGGGAATGAGCCTGACCCTGTCCCCCGACACCAGCTCCGTGTGCCTGGCCTCTCCCAATGGCTCCCTGGATCCGTGGGCTGCTCCAGAGGATCAGCCCGTGGAGAGCCTCCAGTCGCCCTCCCAGAGCgacctgggacagggcagctgctgctcccagcgGGGTGCGGGTGACGCCGATCCCAGCCCCAATTCCCTGGATGCTGAGGAGTCAAACCGAGGTGGGAACGGGGTTTtggtggaggagcagctggggagccCCTGTGCCAACGGCATGGAGGAGCTGGATGATCCCATGGGAGCAGGAGACGGCCGGGACTCCCCCTTTGAGTACACGGACATAGGAGATGAGTGTGGAGCTGAGGAGAGCCAGGACGTGTTCCCTGGCACGGAGGATTCCCCTGGGAACGACACCACGAACTCAGAGATGGCAGAGATCCCTCTCCACCATCACCTCCTGGAGTCAGAGCCCTCCTCCTCCATCAGGGAGGGCATCTCAGCCATACAGgagctccccaggcagcagcagagcctcccAAACATCCACGGGGACTCAGCTCCCGCTTCTCCTGGCGCCGGGGACTCCACCCGCGGCGTTCCCGGCGTGCCGGGCCGGCGGGAGTCGGTGCTGTGCCGCCTCTGGAAGCCGTGCCGGGAAGGAGGAGCCGCGCAGGTGAGCGTGGCTGCCTGGAGCCTGGATGGCTCCTTCcgtcccagctgctcccaagcGCCGGCGGAGTCCCCGGCTCCCTGCTCACCCGTGGAAGCGCCAGCAGAGCCGGGATCTGCTCCGCCTTCTCCGTGTGACCCATGGGACGAcctggagcctgcagagccGGGTTCACCTCTCCCTGAGGCGCTCCCTGGGATGCTCCCTCCCACTCCAGACAGTGCACGGTGGGCTGGGAgccatggcagccccaggagcagccccaggagctgtggcagccccaggagccatGGGAGCCACAGGAGCCAtgggagccccaggagccatggcagccccaggagccatggcagccccaggagccatgggagccccaggagccatgggagccatggcagccccaggagccatggcagccccaggagctttGGGAGCCGTGCtagccccaggagcagcccccgaagctgtggcagccccagaaGCTTTGGGAGCCATGGTAGCCCCAGGATCCGTGGTAGCCCTGGAAGATgtgggagccccaggagccccaggagctgtggcagccttgggagccatggcagccccaggagctaTGGTACCCCCAGAAGCCATGGTacccccaggagctgtggcagccccaggagctaTGGTACCCCCAGAAGCCATGGTacccccaggagctgtggcagccatGGTAGCCCCAGAGGCCATGGTAGCCCCAGGAACCATGGTAGCCCCATGTGTGGTGGCAGCCCCAGAAGCTGTGGTAGCCCCAGGAGCggtggcagccccaggagccctggTAGCCCCATGAGTGGTGGCAGCCATGGTGGCCCCAGAAgccatggcagccccaggagcggtggcagccccaggagccctggcagccccaggagccatGGTAGTCCCAGAAGCTGTGGCAGtcccaggagccctggcagtcCCAGGAGCCCTGGTAGTCCCAGAAGCTgtgggagccctggcagcccccagagcccggCAGGGGATGCCGGagggagccccagggagggGCCCTtcctgccagaggagctggaaggaggCAGCATTCCCAGTCCTGCACCTTTCCCAGCCCGggagtgtcccctgtgccagccctgggatgtgTGTGAGCACAACCCTGAGGGGTCCCAGGTGTTCCCTGATGCTGACTGTGCCGGCGCTGAGGTGGGACAGGGAGAAATTCCTGCTTCTCCCATCCCCTGGGATGAGCCCAGGGACCTCTCTGGAGAACACCTGGAGTTCAGTGATGCTGAGGATGTTTTGGATGTGCTCCcaagggaagagcagctcccaAGCCAAGACACACACGAGGGCTTGGCCTTTGAAGATCCATTGGAGAATTCCTTTGGTGACTCAGACCAGGAATATTTGGAGGGGAATTCTCACTCCCCTCTTCCAAGCAGGAGTTCCTGCATCATGAGATCCATGGATGCTGCAGGAGCAAGGACTACCTGGGACAGCTCCTCCGGGAGCTCCGTGCCCGCGGAGGAGCCCGGGGAGGCCTGGGACTGGGATGTCCCCGGGGATCCCGGGAGCCTCGTGGTcaccaggcagtgccaggagaggctggaacATTCCCAGCCGCCCCGGGGGCGCGGCCGCCGTGCCCGCGAGTCCCACCTGGCCCGGTCCCTGCTGGGGACCTGGAGGGGCCTGGAGGAAATCACCCAGAACACTTTGGACATGGAGTGTCTCCGCTTCCATTATAAGCTAAAAGAAATCCTAAGGAATGGCCAGCCCTCCTTTTCTACCTCCAAAAGCCTCTTCCCGAGGGACTTTGCTCCGCACATCCCGCTGTCCCCGCGCAGCAGGAGCCCCCTGCGGGTGACGATTCCCCCCTCGGACGGGTGGCCCCGCGCCCGCAGGGGCCCTCGGGCCGCCAGGAGGGCCCGGAGCCGGGAGCGCGGGGCCGCGCTGCGCCTGGCCCGGCTGCGGCACCGGCACGGCCCGGggccagagccagagccagagccacgCGCGGACGGGGACGGGAACGGGGCCGTGGCCGGCATCCTGCACGAGTTCTCCGAGTTCCAGAGGGTGCTGCTGGCCGGGGCCCGGGCCGGGAGCGCCGCCCCGGGGCAGGGGGAGGCCGGGGGCGGCCGGGCGGGGCTGGCGCGGCCCCGCGCGACCGCGGCGTTCCAGGGAATGGTGGCGGAGCTGCGCGGGGCCCTGCGCTGCCACCTGCGCCGCGTGGCCGCCCGCCGGCAGCCGGGAATGTTCTACCTGCTGGAGaccgggcagcagcagcccttctTCGACAGGGTGAAG GCCCTGCTGAAGGCAGAGGGGTTTGTGAGGATGGAGCCCCTGAgcttctgcagagcccagcGCGGGGACAGCGAGCGGCTGCTGGTCATCATCAGGAACGAGGACATCGCCTCCCACATCCACACC gtgCCGTGCCTGCTGGAGCTGAAGCGCTGTCCCAGCGTGGTGTTTGCCGGCGTGGATGAGCCCGAGGAGGTGACAGGTGACACATTCCAGGAGCTCTTCCAGGCCGGAGGGTTCGTGGTGTctgatgaggagctgctggaaagggtGACCCTGG GCCAGCTGAAGGAGGTGGTGAAGGTGCTGGAGAAGCTGAACAGGAGCGGGAGGTGGAAGTGGCTCCTGCACCACAGGGAGAGCAAGAAGCTCAGAGGAGACCTCAG GGACGATGGCAGCGcccagaggaagcagctgctgctgaggtggtgccagggggcagagctgctggagctgctgcccttccaCGGCTGCGACTCCGCGGCCGAGCCCGGGCGCGCCCAgtgcctgctggggctgcaggcgCAGCACGTCCGCGCCAGGTTCGCCGTGTACCTCACAG aaaatcccagcagcagctgcagggagatgctggaaagcaaaGGAATTCTTGTGGCTGACATCGCCACCTTCCTCGGGACGGTGCAGAAAGTGGCTGCTCCCTTCAGAAGAAGCTACTG GTGA